GAGCGTCGGTACCAGTGCGATCGATTCGCGTGGTGATCGACGAACCGCCGGCCGGGTCGTCCTCGACGAGCACGGTGATGGTGAAGCCGCGGTGGAGATGAACTTCCTGCATCGACGGTTCTCCTGGCTGGTTCGCTTTCGGGGCAGCATGCGCCGTTCCACGCGCTCGGGGGCTCCTGCTCTTATCTATTTCGTCCCGGTTTCGCCCGAATGGAACGGGATGCGGAACCGCGCGCAGCAGGTGACTCAACGAAGGCCCGCTCCAAAGGCTATGCCGCGGGCTCCTCGTGCCGCACGTTGACCATCCACGGCACGCCGAAGCGGTCGATCAACGTACCGAAGCCGCTGGTCCAGAAGGTCTGCTGAAACGGCATCGTGACCTGTCCGCCATCCGCCAGCGCGTTGAAATATTTCTCGCCGGACGCCTGGTCGTCGGCGGTGACCGACAGGCTGAAGCCCGCATGCACGGTATCGCCGCCGCGGCAATCGCCATCCGACATCAGCACGTGCGTGTTACCGATGACGAGCGTCGCGTGCATGATCTTGTCGGCGTGTTCGGGCGCGACCGGGCGAGCGGGATCGGGCGGCGCGTCTTTCGCTCGCAGCTTCAGCAACTCCTGCGCGCCGAGCGCCGAACGATAGAACGCAATGGCTTCCTCACAACGGCCATTGAAGTACAGATAGGGTTGGATTTCCATGCTGGTTTCCTGAGACGGGCGAGGGTAGGCAGACGATTCTATCAGCGCGATTTCGCGGACGGACGGCTATCGAGCCTGCGATCAAGCGATGCCTGCCGCGCTTCAGTGTGCCCCCGCTTCATGCCTTCCCGGCATGACTGCCGCCATTGGCTGGGTAAGCCTCCTGCAACGCAATCGAGCCGGTTTCCAGCAGCGATTTGAGGTTGGACATGATCTTCGGCCAGCCGCCCGACACCGCCTCGATGAACTTCGACTGATCGCGCTCGATCGTATGCGTGAGCGTCAGCTTGACCGCCGTTCCGCTCGGTTCGAGCTCCATCGTGCAGCGCGAATCGCCTTCGGCCTGCAGCTCGGGCCGTTTTTGATGCCGCCAGCGAATCACGAGGCGCCGCGGCGGCACAGCCTCGATGATCTCGCCCGCGTCGAAAGTCTCCCCCGCGCTCGACACGAGTTTCCACGACGAGCCCGCCGTCCATTCGCTATCGCAGTGCATGCCGAACCAGTACTGCTTGATGAACTCCGCGTCGGTGAGCGCCGACCACAACTGTTCGGGCGTGGTGCGGATATAGGTCACGTAGACGAATGTCGATCTAGTCATTGCCTTTCTCCAGGCGTCGTTTCAGGGAAGAGAGCGCCTTCAGGCGCGGTTTTTCGAACTTGGCAATCCAGCGCTCGTAGATCTGCTGCAGCGGCACTGGATTGAGGAAGTGCAATTTCTCGCGCCCGCTGCGCACCGTCACGACGAGGTTCGCCGCTTCCAGCAGGCCCAGATGCTGCGTCACGCCTTGCCGTGTCATGTCGAGGTGCTCGCACAGGTCGTTCAGGGTCTGGCCGTCGTGCGCATGCAGCACGTCCAGCAGCTTGCGCCGGCTCGGATCGGCGAGGGCTTTGAATAGCAGGTCTGTGTCGTCGGGGAGCTCGGCCATGAACGGCTATAGGCAAGTGATCTGTTGCATTTACTATAGGCAACAGATTGCTTGCATGTCAAGGAGAGTGAGGAAGCCTCGTAGGTCTCACTATCGGTGCTCTGAAGGGAAACAATTAAGTCAGTCGGAGAACAATTAAGTCAGTCGGGCTTAACGATAATTTTTCTCTCTTATCTAGTATGTTTCAAAAGTGATCCTTGCTTTTACGCAGCGAACCAGCGTTTTGCTCGCCTTCAGGACCCGCGACGACTTATTCTTTACCTGGTAACCCGATAAAAAGTGGAGATCGATTGCGCCAAGAGGATAGGCTTGCCAACGGGGTTCAGGAGCCAGAGAAAACATTTGTTTCTTGGCTCGATGGTCAGCGCGCCCCTGAACGGCAGTTCCGCGAATCGTCGCAGGAGGCATACACCTCAATTTTTGCAATTTGGGTCCGGCATTTGGCGGACCGCCAAGTTAAGATTGAAGTGGCCCGAAGACCTCCAGTCCGCGACGCTGCTTCACAACACGCTGCATCCTCACTGGAGGGCGTGGTTGACACGATTCAGCAATCTTGCCGATGAGCAGATCGAGGCGATCGTCGGCATTGAGTTCGACCAGTCGTTGATGGCGATCGACGCCGCGGTGCGTGCGCAAGGGGTCGTCCTGACCAGTGCGATTCTGGTGGAAGGCGAGCTTGCTGCGGGTTCGCTTGTGGAGCCGTTTGGAAAAGCGTTGCCGTTGTGCGAGGGATACTATCTCGTACACCCCGATGCGGACGAGCTTCAACCAGGTGTGAAGGCGCTGAAAGCGTGGATGGCCGAGAGGATGGCTGTAAAAAGCTCAGTTTGATGCCGGCCGAACAGCACATCGACGAATAGAAGCCCAGCCTGCGCGACCTGGCTTTATTCGCGTTCAGGTGATTGTCGCGAGTCGAATGGCCGGTTGTTGCCTCCGAAACCTGACGGACCAGCTACGCACAGAATTCGGCGAAAACGGTCACTGGGATGATCGCCGGCCATGGGCCGCTATGGTTTGCTCTGCGGTCATCCGTTACGCGATGCCAGCCCTGCAAATGCACTAGGCGGAAGGGGTGTCGCTGCGGATCGTTGTCGGGTTGGTTCTTTCTACCGTCAGATTGACCGATCGCTGCACGGCAGGACGGGTACGATGGCGCGTGCCCGCAGGAACAGCGAGCATCGACTTTCACGATCAATGTAGCCAGGTTGGACAGCGGGACGACAGTGAAGGAATCCGTGTCGAACGAGTCGGGCCCCGTCTTCGCCGTGGCGTGCTATGGCCCGGCTCGCGCGCCGCTGCGTGAAGTACTGGGTGCGGCAGTGCTGAGTACCTTTCTGAGTGCGCCCGCGACTTCGTGGTCAACAGCACGGTGTTCCGCCGTCGGCCTTTCGCGCAGGACGCACGTTGCGCCCGCAAGGCAC
The nucleotide sequence above comes from Paraburkholderia youngii. Encoded proteins:
- a CDS encoding SRPBCC family protein, with the protein product MTRSTFVYVTYIRTTPEQLWSALTDAEFIKQYWFGMHCDSEWTAGSSWKLVSSAGETFDAGEIIEAVPPRRLVIRWRHQKRPELQAEGDSRCTMELEPSGTAVKLTLTHTIERDQSKFIEAVSGGWPKIMSNLKSLLETGSIALQEAYPANGGSHAGKA
- a CDS encoding VOC family protein; this encodes MEIQPYLYFNGRCEEAIAFYRSALGAQELLKLRAKDAPPDPARPVAPEHADKIMHATLVIGNTHVLMSDGDCRGGDTVHAGFSLSVTADDQASGEKYFNALADGGQVTMPFQQTFWTSGFGTLIDRFGVPWMVNVRHEEPAA
- a CDS encoding LysR substrate-binding domain-containing protein: MVSAPLNGSSANRRRRHTPQFLQFGSGIWRTAKLRLKWPEDLQSATLLHNTLHPHWRAWLTRFSNLADEQIEAIVGIEFDQSLMAIDAAVRAQGVVLTSAILVEGELAAGSLVEPFGKALPLCEGYYLVHPDADELQPGVKALKAWMAERMAVKSSV
- a CDS encoding ArsR/SmtB family transcription factor is translated as MAELPDDTDLLFKALADPSRRKLLDVLHAHDGQTLNDLCEHLDMTRQGVTQHLGLLEAANLVVTVRSGREKLHFLNPVPLQQIYERWIAKFEKPRLKALSSLKRRLEKGND